One window of the Labilibaculum sp. genome contains the following:
- a CDS encoding glycosyl hydrolase 53 family protein: protein MKIQKITILLFSFIFLFVSCDNNDDNKTSTEKPVVEDMSGFAKGADVSWLTEMESEDISFYDAEGNKTECMSLLKSLGMNSIRLRVWVNPTDGWCNKTDMLVKAKRANDLGMRILVDFHYSDSWADPSKQNKPASWEDLSFDDLCLAVKDHTTEVLTALNNWGIAPEWVQVGNETGNGMLWSDGRADENMEQYASLTNYGYDAVKAVFPEAKVIVHVQEGNKNLKFRWLFDGLKNNGGKWDVIGMSLYPESDTWQSMNDDLISNINDMVSRYACEIMICETGMNWDGEDAAYNFLSDLITRTKLNDSCLGVFYWEPQCYNGWKEYQKGAFDEAGYPTKAMDAFSK, encoded by the coding sequence ATGAAAATTCAAAAAATTACAATATTGCTGTTCAGTTTTATTTTTCTTTTTGTTTCATGTGACAACAATGATGACAACAAGACTTCAACAGAGAAACCTGTGGTAGAAGATATGAGTGGTTTTGCTAAAGGTGCCGATGTAAGCTGGTTAACAGAGATGGAGAGTGAAGATATTTCATTTTATGATGCAGAAGGAAACAAAACGGAATGCATGAGTCTTTTAAAAAGTCTAGGGATGAATTCTATCCGCTTACGGGTTTGGGTAAATCCAACAGACGGATGGTGTAATAAAACCGATATGTTGGTTAAAGCCAAACGTGCCAACGATTTGGGGATGCGTATTTTGGTTGATTTTCACTACAGCGATTCCTGGGCTGATCCTTCCAAACAAAACAAGCCGGCAAGTTGGGAAGATCTGTCTTTTGATGATTTGTGCCTTGCTGTAAAAGATCATACCACTGAAGTCCTAACTGCACTTAACAACTGGGGAATTGCCCCGGAATGGGTTCAGGTAGGCAATGAAACAGGCAATGGTATGCTTTGGAGTGATGGAAGAGCAGATGAAAATATGGAGCAGTATGCAAGCCTTACTAATTATGGATATGATGCTGTAAAAGCTGTTTTTCCGGAGGCAAAAGTTATTGTACATGTACAGGAGGGAAATAAGAATTTAAAGTTTAGATGGTTGTTTGATGGCTTGAAAAATAATGGCGGGAAGTGGGATGTGATTGGCATGTCCTTGTACCCGGAGTCGGATACCTGGCAAAGCATGAACGACGATTTAATAAGCAATATAAATGACATGGTCAGCCGTTATGCTTGTGAGATCATGATTTGCGAGACAGGCATGAACTGGGACGGGGAGGATGCAGCATATAACTTTCTTTCAGATCTGATTACAAGAACCAAATTAAATGATAGTTGTTTAGGGGTTTTTTATTGGGAACCACAATGTTACAATGGATGGAAAGAATACCAAAAAGGAGCTTTTGATGAGGCTGGTTATCCAACAAAAGCTATGGATGCTTTTAGCAAATAA
- a CDS encoding IS3 family transposase → MGNSERASKKKVWNRRSKKNLVDRFFEKYTASIKDLLKYVGLSESSYYYKEKLNGRKGVLPSKQTKHSNDGLVEERTVVEAIKGVLEHEFIDCGYRIMTKYLQRKGYNINHKKVYRIMSNTGLLKPNSRIKRSGGGRKFVRFRKVHTSHPMECLEMDIKMIWIPNMGKNAYLLSIIDVHTRKILGYTFAFNVKQKEVIELLSTIVDEYPTPESLIIRSDNGSQFIARNVRDYIHLVGFEQEFTHVATPEENAHIEAYHGTLKRDIFDRVDYRTFGEIQQIIKRYVPFYNSERLHGLLGRITPNEKWKQDQHLIKKLEKIA, encoded by the coding sequence ATTGGAAATTCAGAAAGAGCTTCTAAAAAAAAAGTTTGGAACAGACGATCCAAGAAAAATCTAGTAGATCGTTTCTTCGAAAAATATACTGCAAGTATCAAAGATTTGTTAAAGTATGTAGGACTCTCTGAGAGTAGTTATTACTATAAAGAGAAGTTAAATGGCAGAAAAGGTGTTTTGCCTAGCAAGCAAACCAAGCATAGTAACGATGGCCTGGTTGAAGAAAGGACTGTTGTAGAAGCTATAAAAGGCGTATTGGAGCATGAGTTTATTGATTGTGGTTATCGAATAATGACAAAGTATCTTCAGCGTAAGGGTTATAACATCAATCACAAGAAAGTGTACAGAATAATGAGTAATACAGGACTTTTAAAGCCTAATTCAAGAATTAAAAGAAGTGGTGGTGGGCGCAAGTTCGTAAGATTTAGGAAGGTTCACACAAGCCATCCTATGGAGTGTCTTGAAATGGATATCAAGATGATTTGGATTCCCAATATGGGAAAGAACGCTTATCTTTTATCGATAATTGATGTTCATACTAGAAAAATATTAGGTTATACTTTTGCATTCAATGTAAAGCAAAAAGAGGTGATTGAATTATTATCAACAATTGTCGATGAATATCCAACTCCAGAATCTCTGATAATCAGATCTGATAATGGAAGTCAGTTTATTGCTCGTAATGTGAGAGATTACATTCATTTAGTCGGGTTTGAACAAGAATTTACTCACGTGGCAACACCTGAAGAAAATGCGCATATTGAAGCATATCATGGTACTTTAAAGAGAGATATCTTTGACAGAGTCGATTATCGTACTTTCGGTGAAATACAGCAGATTATAAAAAGATATGTGCCATTCTATAATAGTGAAAGATTACATGGTTTACTTGGGAGAATTACTCCAAATGAAAAGTGGAAGCAGGATCAGCATTTAATTAAAAAGCTAGAGAAAATAGCTTAG
- a CDS encoding transposase, with product MKRRWTLEEKLAILSEAETGNVVEVCRKYNVSTGAFYNWKKKFDTKGEAGLRVKYDNSSPEMKKAEEEIRILRKLLADREIELEIQKELLKKKFGTDDPRKI from the coding sequence ATGAAAAGACGTTGGACATTAGAAGAAAAACTAGCCATTTTAAGCGAGGCAGAAACTGGTAATGTTGTAGAAGTTTGTAGAAAGTACAATGTTAGTACAGGAGCTTTCTATAATTGGAAAAAGAAGTTCGATACTAAGGGAGAAGCTGGCTTAAGAGTTAAATATGATAACAGCAGTCCAGAGATGAAGAAAGCTGAGGAAGAGATTCGGATTCTACGCAAGCTTTTAGCAGACCGGGAAATAGAATTGGAAATTCAGAAAGAGCTTCTAAAAAAAAAGTTTGGAACAGACGATCCAAGAAAAATCTAG
- a CDS encoding helix-turn-helix domain-containing protein: MEVVTMSSDAFLKINSQLRSMEEAVEKLSRKHFYPLEERWLDNQEVCQTLLISKRTLQTYRDNGTLAFSQIGSKIYYKSSDIEAHLNKHYVKSFR; this comes from the coding sequence ATGGAAGTAGTAACAATGAGCAGTGATGCTTTTCTAAAGATAAACTCGCAATTAAGAAGCATGGAAGAAGCTGTTGAAAAATTAAGTAGAAAACACTTTTATCCATTAGAAGAAAGATGGCTCGACAATCAGGAAGTTTGTCAAACACTTCTTATCAGCAAACGAACACTTCAGACCTATCGTGATAACGGTACTTTAGCCTTTTCTCAAATTGGCTCTAAGATCTACTATAAAAGTTCAGATATCGAAGCTCATTTGAACAAACATTACGTGAAATCCTTTAGGTAA
- a CDS encoding BT4734/BF3469 family protein translates to MTPNLSGKINGYLDTEYLDNQMKIKLPEFSFFKKPISNTKPYRTINVLDAYTLIKGHWNIERTQTLRQIKDIEEARAFKASQFNYVCFSGVFTKRSEKYFQHHSGLMVLDFDHLPDVDGVKKSLLADESLETVLLFRSPSGDGLKWVIAIDISLMDHKNYFKAVSNYLKQTYRIEVDASGKDLARACFLPYDPQVYINPNYLSHEKGI, encoded by the coding sequence ATGACACCAAATTTAAGTGGTAAAATAAACGGTTATCTAGATACTGAATATCTAGATAACCAGATGAAAATAAAGTTACCTGAGTTTAGCTTCTTTAAAAAGCCCATATCTAATACCAAGCCATACAGGACAATTAATGTTCTAGATGCTTATACGCTAATAAAAGGACATTGGAATATTGAACGAACTCAGACCTTACGACAAATCAAAGATATTGAAGAAGCCAGAGCCTTTAAAGCAAGCCAGTTCAACTATGTCTGTTTCTCAGGGGTATTTACTAAAAGGAGTGAGAAATATTTTCAACATCATTCAGGCTTGATGGTGTTGGACTTTGATCATTTGCCGGATGTGGATGGAGTTAAAAAGAGCTTACTAGCTGATGAGAGCTTGGAAACGGTTCTTTTGTTCCGTTCTCCATCGGGTGATGGATTAAAATGGGTGATTGCTATCGATATCAGCTTGATGGATCACAAGAACTATTTTAAGGCTGTGAGCAATTACTTGAAACAAACTTATCGAATAGAAGTTGATGCTTCGGGAAAAGACCTTGCACGTGCATGCTTTCTGCCATATGATCCTCAGGTTTATATAAACCCTAACTATTTGAGTCATGAAAAAGGCATTTAA
- a CDS encoding PriCT-2 domain-containing protein, which translates to MKKAFNPHAWLEANNKPRTVRCKSPTTTIVGDLLTNVEQLTQLIESCSIDITQGYETWRNIGFSLSESLGETGRNYFHRISRLNPDYNREKCDKQYSNCLKSRGGGITLATLFWIAKTHGVLIKNRI; encoded by the coding sequence ATGAAAAAGGCATTTAATCCACATGCATGGTTAGAGGCGAACAACAAACCACGAACTGTCCGTTGCAAATCACCAACAACTACGATTGTTGGTGACTTGCTCACAAATGTTGAACAATTAACACAATTGATTGAATCATGTAGTATAGATATCACTCAAGGTTATGAAACTTGGAGGAATATTGGGTTTAGCCTTTCAGAGTCCTTAGGAGAAACAGGACGTAATTACTTTCACAGAATAAGCCGTTTGAATCCTGATTATAATCGTGAGAAGTGCGATAAACAATATTCAAATTGTTTGAAAAGCAGGGGTGGAGGTATAACTCTTGCAACTCTTTTTTGGATAGCTAAAACTCATGGTGTACTGATAAAAAACAGGATATGA
- a CDS encoding VapE domain-containing protein, which yields MTTENTEKKSEIAPKKTIANKFSLTEEYLNERYLLRNNIISLDIEIRKKEASKWRILCENSLYIELQKEGINISIANLLALLKSDFVPDYNPFESYFSNLPEWDGIDHIGNLASYVHTNDQASFELHFRKWMVRVIKTAIDPRFFNKQALIFVHDKQNSGKSTFCRFLCPPTLGDYISENISIDKDSRIALATNILINLDELATLSRRDINSLKALFSKEKINDRLPYERKASVIPRRCSFIGSTNEMEFLMDETGSVRWLCFEIEKIDWEYSKKIDIDLVYAQAYHLVKTKFDCNLSLDEINENESRNQAFQILSEERQLIQKHFTHDETEDPNSFRTATDIKTKLSQMLNINYLNVVKIGKALKQIDIPKKKLNGVYGYYLDSKI from the coding sequence ATGACAACTGAAAATACTGAGAAGAAGAGTGAAATAGCTCCTAAGAAAACAATTGCAAATAAGTTCAGCTTAACAGAGGAATATCTGAATGAACGTTATTTGCTTAGAAATAACATTATCAGTCTTGACATAGAGATTCGAAAGAAAGAAGCTTCTAAATGGCGGATACTATGTGAAAATTCACTTTATATAGAATTGCAGAAAGAAGGTATCAATATCAGTATTGCAAACCTTTTGGCTCTTTTAAAATCGGATTTTGTACCCGATTACAATCCATTCGAAAGTTATTTTTCCAATCTTCCGGAGTGGGATGGGATTGATCATATCGGAAATCTAGCTTCATATGTTCACACCAACGATCAAGCTTCTTTTGAATTACATTTTCGCAAGTGGATGGTTCGGGTTATCAAAACAGCAATTGATCCTAGATTTTTTAACAAGCAAGCTTTAATATTTGTTCACGATAAGCAGAACAGCGGGAAATCAACTTTCTGTAGGTTTCTATGTCCGCCAACTTTGGGGGATTATATCTCCGAGAACATATCGATTGATAAAGACAGCCGTATTGCTCTGGCAACAAATATCCTGATCAATCTGGATGAATTGGCAACCCTTTCACGAAGAGATATCAATAGTCTAAAGGCACTCTTTTCAAAGGAAAAGATCAACGATAGGTTACCCTATGAACGAAAGGCTTCGGTGATTCCCAGAAGATGTAGTTTTATTGGTTCCACCAATGAAATGGAGTTTCTGATGGATGAAACAGGATCTGTTCGCTGGCTGTGTTTTGAGATTGAAAAAATAGATTGGGAATATTCGAAGAAGATTGATATTGATTTGGTCTATGCTCAGGCTTACCATCTTGTGAAAACCAAGTTTGACTGTAATTTATCATTGGACGAGATTAACGAGAATGAAAGCAGAAATCAGGCATTTCAAATTCTATCGGAAGAAAGACAGTTAATTCAAAAACACTTTACACATGATGAAACAGAAGATCCTAATTCGTTTCGGACTGCAACCGATATCAAGACGAAACTTAGCCAGATGTTGAATATTAACTATCTGAATGTTGTGAAAATTGGTAAAGCTTTAAAACAGATTGATATTCCCAAGAAGAAACTAAATGGAGTTTATGGTTATTATCTGGATTCAAAAATTTAG
- a CDS encoding phospholipase D family protein, whose protein sequence is MAKFLTTVGNSYYIEQIIINSKSTLTLITPYLKLSRNLIERLSDADKEGVRITLIYGKNELAPQEKKNLFSFKNIEIYFCENLHAKCYHNEDSMIITSMNLYEFSERNNREMGLLIEKDMDLEIYNDTLKEIDSIRNSSEVKKAFSDQGNSTNNKMKLDPDYAEHWNFHLPSLKEILSEKYKNHEVILNDYIRINDFPWKGINLLVNGRIDFEFSNNQYYKGVERINKNRINETLPGIRFYWNYKQLNIYTEKNFAVEIDEEGLKEKVNKFLSIIETVHDKLED, encoded by the coding sequence ATGGCAAAATTTTTAACTACAGTAGGTAATTCATATTATATAGAGCAGATTATTATAAATTCAAAAAGCACATTGACATTAATTACACCCTATTTAAAGTTAAGTAGGAATTTAATTGAAAGATTATCGGATGCAGATAAGGAAGGTGTTCGAATAACTTTAATTTATGGTAAAAATGAGTTAGCACCTCAGGAGAAGAAGAATCTTTTTTCTTTTAAAAATATTGAAATCTATTTTTGTGAGAATTTACATGCAAAATGTTATCACAATGAAGATTCAATGATTATTACTTCGATGAATTTATATGAATTTTCAGAAAGAAACAATCGTGAAATGGGGTTGTTGATCGAAAAAGATATGGATTTAGAGATTTATAATGATACTCTAAAAGAAATTGATTCAATCCGTAATTCATCAGAGGTGAAAAAAGCCTTTAGTGATCAAGGAAATTCAACTAATAATAAAATGAAGCTTGACCCTGATTATGCTGAACATTGGAACTTCCATTTACCAAGTTTGAAAGAGATTTTATCAGAAAAGTATAAAAATCATGAAGTCATTTTAAACGATTATATACGAATTAATGATTTTCCATGGAAGGGAATCAACTTACTTGTTAATGGAAGAATAGATTTTGAATTTAGCAATAATCAATACTATAAGGGAGTTGAAAGAATCAATAAAAATAGAATTAATGAAACTCTTCCAGGAATCAGATTTTATTGGAATTATAAACAGTTGAATATTTATACAGAGAAAAATTTCGCAGTTGAAATTGATGAGGAAGGATTAAAAGAAAAAGTGAATAAGTTTCTATCTATAATCGAAACTGTTCATGATAAACTAGAAGATTAG
- a CDS encoding RES domain-containing protein, which produces MIFNLPKIPDSKKYKGEMTTEQKAILKCIAEVELSEDEKTTLQESIEFYKSVFPKLKGIDLSIITDEQVIELKEYIKVVFNFFMTISNDIHFDFLFRVSIIKDDFIEKRKVRNPKFLGFPPLELVKRQNVYNRANSPDRTVLYASFYENVALRETKPQVGERIIISTWQNITGNPFNSYPISNSSVINEGVEKATNAFKNTMKVNHPLFAEIMDLVLGFLASEFVKDDEIQSNHKYEYLYSAFFSDQILSPRNINDPTPYTDFIIYPSIAWKHEHENVAVVSKTAKEKLKLIKAVEYEIEETYYEYNLKKDQMPVKLKFIRAADWIEEDMIIWEDE; this is translated from the coding sequence ATGATTTTTAATTTGCCGAAAATACCTGATAGTAAGAAATATAAAGGAGAAATGACAACGGAACAAAAGGCAATACTTAAGTGTATTGCTGAAGTAGAATTGTCAGAAGATGAAAAAACAACATTACAAGAATCTATAGAATTCTATAAATCAGTTTTTCCAAAATTAAAAGGAATTGATTTGTCAATTATAACAGACGAACAAGTCATAGAATTAAAGGAATATATTAAAGTTGTTTTTAATTTTTTCATGACTATTTCTAACGATATTCATTTCGATTTTCTTTTTAGGGTCTCAATTATTAAAGATGATTTTATTGAAAAAAGGAAGGTTAGAAATCCAAAATTCTTAGGATTTCCACCTCTTGAATTAGTAAAAAGACAAAATGTATACAATAGAGCTAATTCTCCTGACAGAACTGTACTTTATGCATCCTTTTATGAAAATGTTGCATTAAGAGAAACAAAGCCTCAAGTTGGTGAACGGATTATTATATCAACTTGGCAAAATATTACCGGTAATCCTTTTAATTCCTATCCTATTTCAAATTCTTCCGTTATTAATGAAGGTGTTGAAAAAGCTACAAATGCATTTAAAAACACAATGAAAGTAAATCATCCATTGTTTGCTGAAATAATGGATTTAGTTTTAGGTTTTTTAGCTTCGGAGTTTGTAAAAGATGATGAAATACAAAGTAATCATAAATATGAGTACCTATATAGTGCTTTCTTTTCTGATCAAATACTTTCACCTCGTAATATAAATGATCCAACACCATATACAGATTTTATCATATACCCAAGTATTGCATGGAAACATGAACATGAAAATGTTGCAGTTGTCTCTAAAACAGCTAAAGAGAAACTTAAGCTAATTAAAGCTGTTGAATATGAAATTGAGGAGACCTATTATGAATATAATCTTAAAAAAGATCAAATGCCTGTAAAACTTAAATTTATTAGAGCTGCTGATTGGATTGAAGAAGATATGATAATTTGGGAAGATGAATAA
- a CDS encoding type I restriction-modification enzyme R subunit C-terminal domain-containing protein, protein MTDNINQNPEQIARDRIDQMLVDADWLVQSKNKVDLSANNGVAVREYQTNVGPADYVLFVDHKPVGIIEAKREEEGQHLTVVEDQSKGYADAKLKYLNNDPLPFVYESTGVITRFTDYRDPKPRGRNVFSFHKPDTISQWLKKDKSLRSRLQDIPNLDPTGLRPAQIVAIENLETSFKNNRPKALIQMATGAGKTFTAATFIYRLLKHAGAKRILFLVDTKNLGEQAEQELMTFQPTDDNRKFTELYNVQRLSSSYIASESHVCISTIQRLYSILKGEELDESAELDNPEDNTWLKQQANKKKAIPVEYTNGVPIEQFDFIVIDECHRSIYNLWKQVLDYFDAFLIGLTATPDKRTFGFFNENVVSEYTYEQSVTDGVNVPYDVYSIETDISKKGEVIKAGWYVDRRDKLTRQKRWQQEDEDTQYSRNDLDKKVVNPSQIRNIIKEYKRALKTEIFPNRVDENGEYETPKTLIFAKTDSHADDIIKIVREEFDEGNDFCKKVTYKTEEDPKSILNRFRNSYYPRIAVTVDMIATGTDVKPLEVLLFMRDVKSVNYFEQMKGRGTRTIDKDKLMQVTRTANSKTHFVIVDAIGVTKSKKTDSRPLERKPTIVLKDLLGAVTMGHEDEDLFLSLANRLIRLEKQITEKEKQKLLEYSKGKNLKQITKELINAFDQDEIDKKAQEKMEAHCADSSNGVSKADLSPADIENFKKEAQQELIHQAARTFNGQLNEYIENVRREHEQIIDHINIDTVIKSEWDSFTTEKANETITDFTEYLVKHKDEIQALSIFYNQPYNRRNITFKMIKEVMEKLKLEKPLLAPDYVWNAYVAVEKVKSKQPKDELTALVSLIRRVCGIDDELKPFDKTINENFQNWIFKQHTGQHNRFTPEQMEWLRMIKDHVVSSYHIEIDDLDYTPFDAQGGRGRMYQLFGKEMNDIMNELNEVLAA, encoded by the coding sequence ATGACAGATAATATCAACCAAAACCCTGAACAGATTGCAAGAGACCGCATCGACCAAATGCTGGTGGATGCTGACTGGCTCGTGCAATCGAAAAACAAGGTTGATTTATCGGCAAACAATGGTGTTGCAGTAAGAGAATATCAAACGAATGTTGGGCCAGCAGACTATGTATTATTTGTTGACCACAAACCTGTTGGTATTATAGAGGCGAAACGAGAAGAGGAAGGACAGCACCTAACCGTTGTCGAAGACCAATCAAAAGGCTATGCCGATGCCAAGTTAAAGTATCTGAATAATGATCCTCTTCCATTTGTTTATGAAAGCACGGGCGTTATCACTCGATTTACAGATTACCGCGACCCAAAACCAAGAGGGAGAAATGTATTTAGTTTTCACAAACCCGATACCATTTCCCAATGGTTGAAAAAGGATAAAAGTTTACGAAGCAGATTACAGGATATACCCAACTTAGACCCGACAGGGCTTCGCCCTGCTCAGATTGTTGCTATTGAAAATCTGGAAACATCATTTAAAAACAACCGCCCCAAAGCATTGATTCAAATGGCTACGGGTGCTGGGAAAACCTTTACTGCAGCAACCTTTATCTATCGATTACTAAAACATGCCGGTGCAAAACGAATCCTGTTTTTAGTAGATACCAAAAATCTTGGCGAACAGGCAGAACAGGAATTGATGACCTTTCAGCCTACCGATGATAATCGAAAATTTACTGAATTGTACAATGTGCAACGATTATCATCTAGTTACATCGCATCTGAAAGTCATGTGTGCATTTCCACCATTCAAAGACTGTATTCTATTTTAAAGGGGGAAGAACTGGATGAAAGTGCAGAACTGGACAATCCTGAGGACAACACTTGGCTAAAGCAACAGGCGAACAAAAAGAAAGCCATACCTGTTGAATATACCAATGGAGTGCCCATTGAGCAATTCGACTTTATTGTGATTGACGAATGCCACCGTTCCATTTATAACCTTTGGAAACAGGTGTTGGATTATTTCGATGCCTTCTTGATTGGATTAACCGCCACACCTGATAAAAGAACTTTTGGTTTCTTTAACGAGAATGTGGTGAGTGAGTACACCTATGAGCAATCGGTTACCGATGGTGTGAATGTGCCTTACGATGTGTACAGTATCGAAACGGATATTTCGAAAAAAGGAGAAGTGATAAAAGCAGGTTGGTATGTTGACCGCCGCGATAAACTCACCCGACAAAAACGCTGGCAACAGGAGGATGAAGACACCCAATATTCTCGAAACGATTTGGATAAAAAGGTGGTGAACCCGAGTCAAATCAGAAACATCATTAAAGAATACAAGCGTGCTTTAAAAACCGAGATATTTCCTAATCGTGTGGATGAAAACGGCGAATACGAAACACCTAAAACACTCATATTTGCCAAAACTGATAGTCATGCCGACGATATTATAAAAATTGTACGTGAGGAATTCGACGAGGGCAACGATTTTTGTAAAAAAGTAACTTATAAAACGGAGGAAGATCCAAAATCGATATTGAACCGCTTTCGTAATTCTTACTACCCACGCATTGCCGTTACGGTAGATATGATTGCCACAGGAACCGATGTAAAACCTTTAGAGGTATTGCTATTTATGCGCGATGTGAAAAGTGTCAACTACTTTGAACAGATGAAAGGACGTGGCACCCGAACCATCGACAAGGACAAACTGATGCAGGTGACCCGAACAGCAAATAGCAAAACCCACTTTGTAATTGTGGATGCAATTGGTGTAACAAAATCGAAGAAAACCGACAGCCGACCCCTGGAACGCAAACCAACTATTGTATTAAAAGATTTATTGGGCGCGGTAACTATGGGGCACGAAGATGAAGATTTGTTTCTTTCGTTGGCAAACCGTTTAATTCGTTTGGAAAAGCAGATTACCGAAAAGGAAAAACAAAAGTTGCTGGAATATTCGAAAGGCAAAAATCTGAAACAAATTACAAAAGAGCTCATCAATGCTTTTGATCAAGATGAAATTGATAAGAAAGCACAGGAAAAAATGGAAGCTCATTGTGCAGACAGCTCGAATGGCGTTTCAAAAGCGGATTTAAGCCCTGCCGATATCGAAAACTTCAAGAAAGAAGCGCAACAAGAATTAATACATCAGGCAGCAAGAACCTTTAATGGACAACTGAACGAATACATCGAAAATGTGCGCCGGGAACACGAGCAGATTATCGACCATATAAATATCGATACGGTGATTAAATCGGAATGGGACAGCTTTACCACCGAAAAAGCAAACGAAACCATTACTGATTTTACAGAATATCTGGTAAAACACAAGGACGAAATTCAAGCCTTGAGTATTTTCTATAATCAGCCTTACAATCGTCGTAACATTACTTTTAAAATGATAAAAGAGGTGATGGAAAAGCTGAAATTGGAAAAACCATTACTGGCACCCGATTATGTGTGGAACGCTTACGTGGCGGTTGAGAAAGTAAAAAGCAAACAGCCCAAAGACGAATTAACGGCTTTGGTTTCTTTAATTCGCCGTGTGTGTGGTATCGACGATGAACTAAAACCTTTCGACAAAACCATTAACGAGAATTTTCAAAACTGGATATTTAAACAACACACGGGGCAACACAACCGCTTTACACCAGAACAAATGGAATGGCTACGCATGATTAAAGACCATGTGGTAAGTAGCTATCATATTGAAATAGATGACTTAGATTACACCCCTTTTGATGCACAAGGCGGACGAGGCAGAATGTACCAGTTATTTGGTAAAGAGATGAATGATATTATGAATGAATTGAACGAGGTATTAGCTGCATAA